A stretch of DNA from Halorubrum sp. BOL3-1:
CTTCGGCTGGGAGTACCCCGAGGTGCTCCACTGGGGCCACGTCCAGGTCGACGAGTACGACGTGACGCTGTCGACCTCGACGATCAAGGGCCTCATCGAGGACGGCGAGCTGACCGGCTGGGACGACCCGCGCGCCCCGACGATCCGGTCGATGCGCCGCCGCGGCATTCGGGGGCAGGCCCTCGTCGACTCGATGACGGAGCTCGGGATGTCCACCTCCGACGTCGACCTCGCGATGTCCTCCGTCTACGCGAACAACCGCGACCTCGTCGACGACGACGCGAACCGGTACTTCTTCGTTCGCGACCACGACGACGCGCCCGCCGCGGAGCTACCCGTCGTCGACGGCGACGCGACCGCGCCCGACGCCGGTCACCCACCGCTCCACCCCGACCACGGCGACCGCGGCGACCGCGAGGTGCCCGCCGGCCGCGTCGTCGTCGAGTCCCCTGACCTCCCGGTCGAGGGCGGACGCGTCTGGCTGAAGGGGTACGGCTGCGTCCGGTACGAGGGCGACAAACTCGTCTTCCTCGACGCCGACATCGACGTTGTCCGCGACGGCGACGTGGACGTTGTCCACTGGGCGCCCGCCGACGAAGGGCTAGAGACGCTCCTCCGGACCGTCACCGGCGACGTGCGGGGAATCGCTGAGCCGGCGCTCGCGGGCGTCGACCCCGACACCGTCGTCCAGTTCGTCCGCGTCGGCTTCGCGCGGACCGACGCGTTCGGTCCCGACGCGACCGACGAGGAGGACGGGCCGAACGGTTCCGAGGACCTGGTGGCGTACTACGCGCACCCGTAGTGCGGCGTCGCGGTCGTCGGTTGCCCGCATCCGCCGTCGAGCGGCCGAATCCGTTCGTCGCGGAATTTAAACCCGCGACCGGCGAAACGGGAGCAACGATGGCCATCGACCCGAACTTCGAAACGAACCGCGAGCGGGTGGACGACGAGGACGGCGTCGCCGTGTGGGGACCCGTCGAACAGCCCGAAAAACAGGGGATCCGGGGCACCCACGTCGCGGTCGACTTCGACATCTGTCTCGCCGACGGCGCCTGTCTGGAGGACTGCCCGGTCGACGTGTTCGAGTGGGTCGATACGCCGGGGCATTCGGAGTCCGAGCGGAAGGCGAACCCGGTCGACGAGGACCAGTGTATCGACTGTATGCTCTGTGTCGATGTCTGTCCGGTCGACGCGATCGACGTCGACCCCGGTCGCGAGAATCGGTTATAAATAGTCGGACGTGGTGGCGCGGCGTCGATACTCGGCGTCTCGGCCGCTCGGCACGACGCAGTCCCTTTTGACGCGACCGAGACCATCGAAGCCCCAGCCGCTCGCTACGCGACGACGAACTCGGTGACTAAGATCATGAAGCCCCAGCCGCGAGGCGGCCTCGGAGGTGCGCGCCACCGCGTCGTTCGCTTGTACGATATCGCGTCGCTCCCGTCAGTCATCCGTAAACCGCTCGCGCTCCCTGAGCGCGAACTCGGTCCCGTACCGCTCGACCAGCGGGACGTACGCGTCTCCGAGCGCGCGCATACATGTGCCCGTCGAGACGAACCCGAGGTCGGCGGCGACCTCCTGTGCCGGTTGAGCCTGAAGCACCTTCCGAACGAGCAGGCGCTCCTCGCGGTCGCCGAGGGGGGCGCCGGCGTCCTCCACGCCGGTCTCCTCGGTCCCCTCGATCAGCGCCGCGAGCGCGAGGTCCCGGAACGCGCCGGGCGCGGTGTCGTACATCCCCAGGCCGACCGCAGCGCCGACCACCGACCGCCACTCCGTCTCGGTGAGATCGACCGCAACGGGGGCGGAACACGCCCGGAGCGCCCCCCGGACCACGTCGGAGTCGACGTCGCGGTGCGCGTCCGAGAGCCCGTCGCGCTCGCGGTCCCGGAAGGCGACGGCGTGCCGGTCGAGCAGGTCGCGGCCGGTCTCCGTCACCGGGCGGAGCATGACCGCGGAGTGTTCCCCCGAGGCGTCGTTCCGGCTCGTCGAGAGGTGGACCGTCCGGTAGCCCGCCCGCCGCCAGAAGCGGAGCAGCCGCGGCGTCGCGCCGTAGCTGACCGAGAAGTAATCGACCACCCCCCCGAACTCCGCGTGGACCTCGTCGAGCAGCCGCGAGCCGAACCCGGCGTCCCGGAGCGCGTGGTGGGTCGCGATCCGGACCGTCCGCAGGCCGCGCGGCCCGGCCGCGTCCTCGTCGCGCAGCTGGCTCGTGAGCAGGTCCGGCACCATGTTCCCGCGGACGCGCTCGCCCTCGTACATCCGCTCCCGGGTCCCGGCGTCGAGTCCGCCCTCGCGCGCGAGCAGCGCGACCGCGACGACCCGGCCGCCCGCGACGAGCGCCCGAGCGGTGAGGTTCGGCGCGTCGAGCAGCCGGGCGAGGTCGTTCGGCTCGGTCCGGTAGTGCGCGGCAACGAGCAGCCCGAACGCCTCCGAGAGCAGCGTCTCGTCCGCGAGCAGGTCCTCCGGCGCGAGCGCGCGGTACGTCGCCTCGCCGGCCGACGCGTCCGCGACCGCCTCGTCGACCGCGGGCCGAGCGTCGAGGAGGAGCGCGTGCGACGCCCCCGCCTCTACCGGATCGTTCCGCGCGTACCGGATCGGCTCGTCAAGCCGGACGTCCCGCACCGCGAACCGCGAGTCGAGCAGGCGCTCCCGGAACCGCACCGCGAACCCGCGGCCGGCGCCCTCGTAGCCGTGGACCGTCGTACAGAACGCGACCGCGGGCGCATCGAGGAACTCCTCCAGCAGCCGCACCGGGAGCGCCGCGGCCTCGTCGACCATCGCGGCGTCCGCCTCGCCGGCGACCGCCGCGGCCGCCGCGGGCGGCAGGAACCGGACGCGACCGCCCGCCGGAGTCCGGAGTTCGCGGTCGTCGCCGTCACCGCTCAGGTCTACCTCGCCGCCGTTCCCGTCGGTTTCGCTTCCGATCAGTTCCCGCGCTCGCGCAAACACCTCCGCGGCGTTCCGGAACGCGGGCGCGGTGACGAGCACGTCGGCGCCCCCGAGCGCGAGCGCGCCCGCCGCCAGGCCCGCCGCGCTCGACTTCCCGCGCCCCCGGTCCGACTCGACGACGACCGCGGAGTCGGGCTCCGCGAGCGCCTCGAACGCCCGCAGCGCCCGTGACTGACCGCTCGTGCGGCAGGCGCCGTACGCGACCGCGGAGAACATCGTGTCCGGCGGTGCGTCCGGCGATGCGTTCGGTCGGTCGACGGACTCGTCGCGCGCTTCGGTCCCGCTCCGCGTGAGTCCGTCGCGTTCGAGGACGTCGCCCTCCGCGTCGTCACCGAGCGCGACGACCGCAATACCGGGATGCGTCCGGAGCGTCGAAACGAGGCGCCTGCGGAACCGCCCAGTCACGTCGTCGACGCCGTAGGGGGGCACCGCGAGCGAGTCGTCGAAGCGGTCGCGGATCTCCGGCCAGTCGTCG
This window harbors:
- the tmcA gene encoding tRNA(Met) cytidine acetyltransferase TmcA, which produces MIAEVTRRLQAEAEQANERRVLTLAGDRDRAVDAAYDAIESAEIAGGDVSFVSTREGFRFEEHRPRNADELLGHTREAVVLDCHEQFVPNALGRAVGAVDGGGLLVLLTPALDDWPEIRDRFDDSLAVPPYGVDDVTGRFRRRLVSTLRTHPGIAVVALGDDAEGDVLERDGLTRSGTEARDESVDRPNASPDAPPDTMFSAVAYGACRTSGQSRALRAFEALAEPDSAVVVESDRGRGKSSAAGLAAGALALGGADVLVTAPAFRNAAEVFARARELIGSETDGNGGEVDLSGDGDDRELRTPAGGRVRFLPPAAAAAVAGEADAAMVDEAAALPVRLLEEFLDAPAVAFCTTVHGYEGAGRGFAVRFRERLLDSRFAVRDVRLDEPIRYARNDPVEAGASHALLLDARPAVDEAVADASAGEATYRALAPEDLLADETLLSEAFGLLVAAHYRTEPNDLARLLDAPNLTARALVAGGRVVAVALLAREGGLDAGTRERMYEGERVRGNMVPDLLTSQLRDEDAAGPRGLRTVRIATHHALRDAGFGSRLLDEVHAEFGGVVDYFSVSYGATPRLLRFWRRAGYRTVHLSTSRNDASGEHSAVMLRPVTETGRDLLDRHAVAFRDRERDGLSDAHRDVDSDVVRGALRACSAPVAVDLTETEWRSVVGAAVGLGMYDTAPGAFRDLALAALIEGTEETGVEDAGAPLGDREERLLVRKVLQAQPAQEVAADLGFVSTGTCMRALGDAYVPLVERYGTEFALRERERFTDD
- a CDS encoding ferredoxin family protein: MAIDPNFETNRERVDDEDGVAVWGPVEQPEKQGIRGTHVAVDFDICLADGACLEDCPVDVFEWVDTPGHSESERKANPVDEDQCIDCMLCVDVCPVDAIDVDPGRENRL